From the genome of bacterium:
AGCGAGTTCTACGGCCAAATAGCAGGCCTCCTGGGTGAAAACGGAGTGCTGTCGGTGCAGAGCGGATCGCCCCTGTATCAGCAGGACCTCATTGCGATGGTGCGGCGGCACATGGCTCCTCACTTCAAGTGGGTGCGCACCTACCTGGGCGCGGTACCCACATACCCGGGTGTCTTCTGGACCTTTACCGTAGGCTCTCAGGCACGCGATCCGGTCGAGGTGGGCCCGGAGGAACTGGTCGGGAGGATGCGCCACATACCCACCCGCTACTACCTCCCTGCGGAGCACCAGAGCCTCTTCATGCCTCCGCCGTTTCTGCAAGACGCGATGTCGGCGAGATAGACGGCCGTGCCGTTCCTTGGGGCCGGAGTGCATGCACGGCCTGCGGCGGTGCTGATCGGAGCGCCCTACGACGCCACCTCCACTTACCGCGCGGGCTCCGCCCACGCGCCGGCGTCAATCCGCTGGGCTTCGGAGAGCGTCGAGACCTACAGCCCATTCCAGCAGCGCGACCTCGCCGATCTGGCCTTCTCGGACTCGGGCGACCTCGATTTGGCCGGCTGCTCGCCGGAGGCGATGGTCGAGCGCGTCCGCGCGCGGGTCGCGGCGACATCAGGCCTGCCCGTGGTCATCGGGGGCGATCACGCCGTGACGTTCGGAGCGGTGGCCGCGCTGGCCGAACGACACCCCGACCTGGGCATCATTGTCCTGGACGCCCACCTGGACCTGCTCGATGAATACGAGGGAGCGCACTGGTCGCACGCCACCGTTCTGCGCAGGATTACCGACCGCCTGGGATGGGAACGGTGCGCGGTGCTCGGCGCTCGATCAGGAACCCGCGATGAGTGGGCCGCCGCGGCCTCACTTGCCGCCGCAGTCCGTACGGGCGATCTGCCTCCCGCGGCACGAGCAGCCATGAGGGATCGCCCGATCTACCTGTCGGTGGACATTGATGTCTTCGATCCCAGCATAGCCCCTGGCACCGGGAATCCCGAGCCGCTGGGGATAAGCA
Proteins encoded in this window:
- the speB gene encoding agmatinase — translated: MPFLGAGVHARPAAVLIGAPYDATSTYRAGSAHAPASIRWASESVETYSPFQQRDLADLAFSDSGDLDLAGCSPEAMVERVRARVAATSGLPVVIGGDHAVTFGAVAALAERHPDLGIIVLDAHLDLLDEYEGAHWSHATVLRRITDRLGWERCAVLGARSGTRDEWAAAASLAAAVRTGDLPPAARAAMRDRPIYLSVDIDVFDPSIAPGTGNPEPLGISIGEFASLLGVLAEHRIVGCDLVEVSPPCDPSGRTSILAAWLLREMLLAFVRPGGTRARGGTALRAS